CGTTCTCGAAGACGATGCCGTCGGCCAGCCGCCCGGGGGCGGGGCGGGTGCCGGGCGCGGCACGGGCCGCGTCGCGGGCGTAGTCCTGCAGCCAGAGCATGCGGCGCCCGGCGCGCAGCGTTTCTCCCAGCCCCGCGACCAGCCGGATCGGCTGCGCGATGCTGGCGCGCACCTGCTGGGCCAGGTACACGGCCATCACCACCTCGCCCGCCGTGGCGCGCCCCAGGCTGGCCCGCCACAGCATCAGCGCCACGGCGCCGGTGAACCCGGCCACGAACACCAGGTCGCCCGCGCCGTTCAGCAGGGCGGCCCGGCCGGCGACGGCCTGCGCCGGCCGCCTGGCCTCGGTCCACGCCGCCCCGAAGCGGGCCAGCACCTCGCGCTGCAGCCCGAACACGCGCAGCTCCATCCCGGCGTTGCGATCCACCGTCAGGGCCTGCAGGTGGCGGGCGCGGCGCGCGGGAGCGGCGGAGCGCGCCTCGGCCCGTGCCAGCCAGCGCTGGGTCAGGGTGGCGATGGGGAGCGCCGGGAGCGCGAAGGGCACCAGCAGCAGCAGCCACGGATGCACCAGCGCCAGCCCCACCAGCGTGCCGAGCGCGCCCACCGCCACGTTGGCGGTGTAGATCAGCGCGTTCAGCGAGCCGCCCAAGAGCCCCTGCTGCTGCCGCAGCAGCTCCAGCCGGTCCTGGTAGTCGGGGCGCTCGTGGTGCTCCAGCCCCGGGAGCTCCGACACCAGGAGGGCGATCTCGCGGTCCAGCGCGAAGCCCACCTCCTCGATGAGCCGGTTGCGGATCCACGCGCCCGTCCACTCTCCCGCGAAGGCCAGCACGCGCGTGGCCGCGATCCCGGCCGCGCCCGCGGCCACGCCCCGCGCGTCGTGCCGCAGCGCGCCGTCGGCCATCATCCCCAGGAACCAGCCGAACAGCGGGTAGCGCAGGAACCCCACGGGTTCCAGCAGCAGTCCCGCGGAGCGCCGGCGGTCCGCGCGCCAGGCGGTGCGCACCAGCAGCAGGAGGGCGCGCCAGCTCTCACGCATCGGCCGCCTCCCGAACCGCGGGCGCGTCCGCGACGAAGCGCTCGGCCTGCAGCGCGTACATCCGCGCGTACCGCCCTCCGGCGCGCACCAGCGCGTCGTGCGTGCCGTCTTCCGCCACCCGGCCCCCGTCGATCACCACGATGCGGTCGGCGTGCCTCACGCTGGAGAGTCGGTGGGAGACGAGGATGGTGGTCACGCCGCGGGTCAGCGCCAGGAAGCGCTCGAACAGCTCGGTCTCGGAGCGCACGTCGAGCGCGGCGGTGGGCTCGTCCAGGATGAGCAGGCCCGCGCCGCCGCGGACGGCCGCCAGCGCGCGCGCCAGCGCCACGCGCTGCCACTGCCCGCCCGAAAGGTCGGCGCCCCCCTCGAGCTCGCGCGACAGCGGGGTGTCCCATCCCGCCGGCAGGCTCGCCGGCAGCGCGCCGCCGCCCGCGTCGCGCAGCGCCCCCTCCAGCGCGGCGGCGTCGGCCATGAGCGGCAGGTGGCCGAAGCCCACGTTCTCGCGCAGCGGGAGCGGATAGCGCACGAAGTCCTGGAAGATGACGCCGATGCGCCCGCGCGCCTGCAGCGGCGTGGCGGCGCCGTCCAGGGTGATGCGCCCGCCGTCGGGCTCGTACAGCCCGCACAGCAGCTTGATCAGGGTGCTCTTCCCCGCCCCGTTCTCGCCCACGATGGCGAGCGACTGGCCCGCCGGGATCTCGAGGCTCAGCCCGTCCAGCGCCGGCGTCTGGCGGCCGCGGTAGGTGAAGCGGACGCCGTCCAGCCGCACGGCCACCCGGCCTCGCGGGGCGCTCGCCCGCGAAACGTCCGCTGCCGCCGCGACCGCTGCCGCCGGAGACGCCGCGGGGAGCCGCGGACGCGCGGGCTCCGCGTCGAGCGAAGAGCCGGGGGGGACGCGGTCGCCCAGGCGGACGACGCGTGCCGCCACGGCCAGCGACTGCGCCAGGAACCACTGCCAGTCGTCCAGCATCCCCAGGTCGCTGGTGGCCAGTACGGCCTGCACCAGCACGAGGAGCGCGGCTGCATCCACCTCGCCCCGCACCGCCGCGGCGCCGAGCATCCCCAGCACGAGCGCGTGGGAGGCCAGCAGCGACGCGGTGGCGGCGGCGGTGAGCCCGCGGCTGGCGCGCCGGCTGCGCCAGACCACGCCGAGCGCCTCCCGCCAGGCGTCGCCGTAGCGGCCCACCACCCATCCCCCCAGGCCGAACACGCGCAGCTCCTTGGCCGCGGGCGGCTCCAGCGCCAGGGCGCGCAGGTACTCCGCGCGGCGGATCCGGGTGGCGCCGTCGCTCAGCTGCACGCTGATGCCGTTGGCCGTGGCCCGCAGGAAGAGCAGGTTCGTCAGCTGCCAGGCGGCCGCGAGCAGCAGCGGCGCCCACCAGCTCCAGGCGAAGAGCAGCACCAGCGCGCCGCAGCCGCGCAGCCGCGTGGTGGCCACGCTGGAGAGCGCGGTCACCGTCCGCCGCAGCACGCCGCGGCGCTCGGCGTCCTGCACGGCCTGCAGCTCGTCGGCGAAGGCGGGGTCCTCGAGCGGAGCCAGCCCCGGCGGCCCCAGCGCCGCGCGGGCCACCGCCCGCTGCACCTCGAGCGCGAACGCGTCGTCGAGCACGCGGGCCAGCCAGGACAGGGTGTTGCCGGCGAGCGCCAGCGCCGCCAGCACGGAGGCCAGCCCCGCCATCGCCAGCAGCGCGGGCTGCGCCTGCGGCGAGCGCGGGCCGGCGCCCACGGCGCCGGGAAGGGCATCCACCAGCGCGCCGGTGAGCACGATCACCCCCGTGGGGAGCAGCCCCACCACCACGACCAGCGCCGCGAAGGCCGCCACGCGCCCCCGCCCCGCCGCCCCGAGCAGGCGCATTAGCGCGCGCCATCGGGCGAGGACGCGGGCGTCCGTCCGGGACCGGCTGGGTGGTGAATCGACGATCGGCATCGCCCGTCTCCGTAGGTCGGTACGTTCCAACGTCCGTGGTCATCCGGCGGCCCGGCATCGCGACGGCCCTGCAGCGTCTTCCCGTCCGCGAAAGGCTCGAACGGGTGGCCGGCGGCCCCGCGAGGCGATCGCCATCTCCCCCTGTCTTCCGCTCCCGCATGCCTGGCCGGGTCCCGACCGGGGCCGCTCCCCGCGTCGCCACCCCGGCGCTCGTACGGCCGCGTCAGGGCGAGCATCGCACTCCCGCCGTCAGTAGAGCACGCGGGAGGTGGCGGAGACGCGGGCCTCGCGCGACTTGCGCAGGTCGCGCACGATGTTGATGCGCTTCAGCCAGCGGTCGCGCCCGTCGTAGCGGGCCTTGAACGGCTTGCGGCCGTGCACCGCCTGGAAGTTGTCGATGAAGCAGATGTCTCCCGGCTCCAGCACGCGGTCCTCCAGCGCCGCGTCGACCCCGTGCATCAGCTCCGCGAAGGCCTGGCGCGCCACGGGGTCATCGGGCGGGTCCATGAAGTACGGGTCCATGCGCACGTACGGGGCGCCCGGGTCGCCGAACAGCACGGGGATGCGCTCGGGCGAGGCGCACATCCGCTCGATCTTGCGGTACGCCTTCTCCACCAGCGCCTGCTCGGCCGGGGGCCGGCCGTTCCCGTTGCCCCCGTTCCTGGGCAGGTGCGAGTTGTCGGGGCGGATGACGAAGTGCGGGCTGGAGAGCACCGCCAGCTGGTCCGGCGTGAGCTTCACCTTGGAGATGGGGGCGAAGGTGGTGGGCACGCGGTCGGGGTTGCGCAGGCACATCATCCCCAGATAGTCGCCGCGGTAGGGATGGAAGGCGTCTTCCACATGCCAGGTGATGAGCTCCTCGCTCCCGGTGCCCACCTGCTCGTGCTCGTGCCCCCGGATGGGGAGAAGGTCGTGCACCACCCGCCCGTCCTGCTGCGTGCTCCAGGCGATCGGCGCCCCCAGGAGCGAGCCCAGCAGGAGGAGGAGCATGTCCTCGTGCCGCGTGTCGTTCTCCGGCCCGTGCTCCTTCCAGTGGGCGGGCGTGGGCCCGATCCGCGCCTCGTCCACCGGCCACCCGCTCACCACCAGCATGGCGCCGGCGGGCTCGTAGAGCCGGAACTCGCGCACGGCCCGGCACACCCGCCGCGGCAGGTCGTGGGCGATGAGGTCCGCCTCGTTCAGGAAGCCCTCGTCCTCGGCGCTCGCGTGGCGGCCGGCCAGGTCGTCCAGCAGCGCGCGCGCCGCCTGCACTTCCTCCGCGGTCAGATCGACCCTCGAGATGTCCATTCCGCCTCCAGACGGAGAGGGTTTTGGCAGCGTCTTCCGCTGCTGCTCGCAACGTTTTCGAATCACTCCGGCAACGACCGCGTGAAGCCTCGCCAACCACGCGAGGCCGGTGTCAGACCAGGGCGGGCGCCGCGGCGGCGCGCAGCGCCTCGGCCAGGCGGCCCAGCCCTTCCTCCAGCGCGCCGGCGGACCCGCCGAAGCCCAGGCGCGCGTGCCCCGGCCAGCCGAAGCAGGTGCCCGGCACCAGCATGACCCGCTGCTCGCGGGCCAGCGCGTGGCAGAACGCCTCCACGTCGGGCACCTCGTGCAGGCGAGGGAAGCCGCACACGCCGCCCGCCGGAAGGGTCCAGGTGATGGCGCCGCCCTGCTCGTCCATCCACCGCTGCACCGTCCGCCGGTTGCGGCGGGCGACGGCGCGCTTCTGCTCCAGGATGCGGTCGGCGCCGTCGATCACCCGCTCGGCGATGAGCTCCACCAGCGGCGACAGGTGCAGCGTGGTGTAGTCGCGCACGCGGGTCATCCGCTCCAGCACCTCCGGCGCGGCCAGGCACCATCCCACCCGCAGCCCGGGAAGCCCGTAGGCCTTGGAAAGGGTGCCGAGCGAGACCGCCCGCTCGTAGCGGCCCGACGGATCGGGAAGCGGCGGCGCGTCGTAGGTGAGCTCGGCGAAGGCGCCGTCCCACAGCAGCCAGGCACCCGCGCGCGCGGCCACGGCCAGGAGCGCGTCCTGCTCGCCGGGGGTGAGGGTGGCGCCGGTGGGGTTGTGCGGGAAGTTCACCACGATCATGCGGGTGCGCGGCGAGACCACGTCTTCCAGCTCGTCCAGGTCGGGGCGCCAGCCGTTCCCGGGGCGCAGCGTCCACGGCACCAGGCGGCAGCCGATGGCCCGCACCACGTCGCCCAGCCCGGGGTAGACGGGGTCGAGCACCACCACCTCGTCGCCGGGGCGGAGGAGGGCGTTCAGCAGGAGGAAGATGGCCTCGGTGGAGCCGTGGGTGACCATCACCCGGTCCACCTCGCCGCCGGCCCAGCGGCGGGCGGCGGCGCGGCGCACGCCGGGGCCGCCCAGCGTCTGGCTGTCGTGGAAGACCACGGCGTCCATCTCCTCCACGCCGATGCCGAGCAGCGCCCGCACCTCGGCGAGCGAGTAGTCCGACACCCCGCTGCTGCCGATGTCGGCGTCGACGGCGAAGTAGTAGAGCCGCATCCACTCTTCCAGGAGCGCCGGCGGAAAGGTCTGCATGGGTCGCTGCGCGGGTACGGGTGAGGAGGGTGTCCGGGCGCCGCGCCCGGATCGTCATTCTCCGCGGGCCGCCGGTCTATGCCGCTACCGGAGCGGAGGGGCGGGCGGCTCCGCCGTCGCCGTCGCTGTCGCCGGAGCCGGCGACTTCCAGCAGGCCGGCGACGGCGGGGTTCTCCGCCAAGGACGGATCGGGCGCCTCCCGCGCTGCGGCGCGATCCCCGCGCGCCGACTCCAGCGCGTCGCGCAGGTGCCGCGCGAGCACGCGCACGTGCGGCTCGGACCCCAGCGCCGCGTGCGCGGCGGGGACGTCGTACACGCGCAGCGGGCCGTCCACGTGCGCGGCCCACCCCAGCGCGCGGCGCTCGTCGTCCGTGCGCGTGGCGAGAAAGGCCTCGCGCGCCGGCTGCACCTCGGTGGCGCGGAAGAGCGCCAGGGGGGCGGCCAGGCGGCCCGGGTGATAGGCGGAAAAGCTGCGCGTGCGGTCGAACACCTCGCGGCACGCCGCCATCAGCCGCTCGGCCGTGGCCGCGGGCGCGGCGTCCGGGGGCATGGCTCCCTGCTCGTGCAGGGCGCGGGCAGCGTGGCGCACCGCCTCGTCCAGCTCCATCCCCTCCAGATCCCGCGGCTGCAGGTGGAGGGTGCGGCCCCGCAGGGCGGCGGCGTCCTGCGCCAGGTCCACCAGCACGTCGGTGTCGCGCTCGCGGCTCGCCCAGTCGCGCATCAGCGCGGGCGAGATGGTGTCGAGCATCCCCACGAACGCCACCTCCCGGCCCGCCCGCTCCAGCTGCAGCGCCATCTCGAAGGCCACGATCCCGCCGAACGACCACCCCACCAGCGAGTACGGCCCCTCCGGCTGCGCCTCGCGGATCGCGGCCACGTGCTCGGCGGCGATCTGCTCGATGGGGCGCCCCAGGTCCTCGCCCACGTCGCGCACCCCGAACGCCGGCTGGTCGGCGCCCAGGTGGCGCACCAGGTTCACGTAGCCCATCACGTTGCGGTCGGCCGCGTGGACCAGGAACAGCGCCGGAAGCGATCCGCCGGGCTGCAGCGGCACCACCGACCCCGGCGGCCGCGCGCCCTCGCGCCGCTGCTCCAGGATGGCGTCGGCCATGTGGCGCACGGTGGCGCCGGCGAACAGGGTGGCCACGGGAAGGTCGCACTCCAGCCGGCGGTTCACCTGCGTGAACAGGCGCAGCGCCAGGAACGAGTTGCCGCCCAGGTCGAAGAAGCTCTGCGTGGCGCCGATCCCCTCCACCCCCAGCAGCGCCTCCCAGAGGGGGATGAGCTGCGCCTCCACGTAGTTGCGCGGCCCGTCGGGCTCGCCGCCCGCGCCCTCGTACCGCGGGGCCGGGAGGGTGCGCGGGTCCAGCTTCCCCGTCGCCGTGGCCGGCAGCGACTCCAGGGGGACGAACGCGTCGGGCACCATGTACGGCGGCACGCTGCGCCCCAGGTACCCGCGCAGCGCGGGCGCGTCGGCGTCGCCGGCCACGTAGGCCACCAGCCGCCGGTCGCCGGGCCGGTCCTCGCGCACCACGACCACGGCGCCGCGCACCCCGGGGTGGCGGCGCAGCACCGCCTCGATCTCGCCCAGCTCCACGCGGTAGCCGCGGATCTTCACCTGGCTGTCGGTGCGCCCCAGGATCATCAGGTCGCCGCCCTCCAGCCAGCGCGCGCGGTCGCCCGTGCGGTACATGCGCCGGCCGTCGCCTGCGAACGGATCGGGGACGAACTTCTCCGCGCTCAGCCCCGGCCGGCCCAGGTAGCCGCGCGCCACGCCCACGCCGCCGATGTACAGCTCGCCGGGCACGCCCACCGGCACCGGCGCGCCGTGGGCGTCCAGCACGTGGAAGGCGAGGTTCGGGATCGCCCGCCCCACGGGAACGGGGCCCGCCCGGTGCGCTCCCGGCGGCAGCGTGTAGGCCGAGCAGCCCACCACGGTCTCGGTGGGGCCGTACTCGTTCATCAGCCGCACGCCGGGCGCCTGGTCCTGCCAGAACAGGG
The Longimicrobium sp. genome window above contains:
- a CDS encoding ABC transporter ATP-binding protein, whose translation is MRESWRALLLLVRTAWRADRRRSAGLLLEPVGFLRYPLFGWFLGMMADGALRHDARGVAAGAAGIAATRVLAFAGEWTGAWIRNRLIEEVGFALDREIALLVSELPGLEHHERPDYQDRLELLRQQQGLLGGSLNALIYTANVAVGALGTLVGLALVHPWLLLLVPFALPALPIATLTQRWLARAEARSAAPARRARHLQALTVDRNAGMELRVFGLQREVLARFGAAWTEARRPAQAVAGRAALLNGAGDLVFVAGFTGAVALMLWRASLGRATAGEVVMAVYLAQQVRASIAQPIRLVAGLGETLRAGRRMLWLQDYARDAARAAPGTRPAPGRLADGIVFENVSFRYPGTERWALRDVSFRIPAGCVIALVGENGAGKTTLVKLLCRMYEPTEGRILVDGVDLADIEAGAWRSRLSAAFQDFARFELTAQHTVGVGDLSRVDDRDAAGAALERAGAGGVLGALPAGLGAQLGARWEGGVDLSTGQWQKLALGRALMRRDPLVVFFDEPTASLDALAEHALFERYAREARSGAARGAVTVLVSHRFSTVRSADLILVIDGGGVTELGGHDELLMRDGLYAELYTLQARSYA
- the gntD gene encoding guanitoxin biosynthesis L-enduracididine beta-hydroxylase GntD — translated: MDISRVDLTAEEVQAARALLDDLAGRHASAEDEGFLNEADLIAHDLPRRVCRAVREFRLYEPAGAMLVVSGWPVDEARIGPTPAHWKEHGPENDTRHEDMLLLLLGSLLGAPIAWSTQQDGRVVHDLLPIRGHEHEQVGTGSEELITWHVEDAFHPYRGDYLGMMCLRNPDRVPTTFAPISKVKLTPDQLAVLSSPHFVIRPDNSHLPRNGGNGNGRPPAEQALVEKAYRKIERMCASPERIPVLFGDPGAPYVRMDPYFMDPPDDPVARQAFAELMHGVDAALEDRVLEPGDICFIDNFQAVHGRKPFKARYDGRDRWLKRINIVRDLRKSREARVSATSRVLY
- the vioD gene encoding capreomycidine synthase; amino-acid sequence: MQTFPPALLEEWMRLYYFAVDADIGSSGVSDYSLAEVRALLGIGVEEMDAVVFHDSQTLGGPGVRRAAARRWAGGEVDRVMVTHGSTEAIFLLLNALLRPGDEVVVLDPVYPGLGDVVRAIGCRLVPWTLRPGNGWRPDLDELEDVVSPRTRMIVVNFPHNPTGATLTPGEQDALLAVAARAGAWLLWDGAFAELTYDAPPLPDPSGRYERAVSLGTLSKAYGLPGLRVGWCLAAPEVLERMTRVRDYTTLHLSPLVELIAERVIDGADRILEQKRAVARRNRRTVQRWMDEQGGAITWTLPAGGVCGFPRLHEVPDVEAFCHALAREQRVMLVPGTCFGWPGHARLGFGGSAGALEEGLGRLAEALRAAAAPALV
- a CDS encoding ABC transporter ATP-binding protein, which codes for MRLLGAAGRGRVAAFAALVVVVGLLPTGVIVLTGALVDALPGAVGAGPRSPQAQPALLAMAGLASVLAALALAGNTLSWLARVLDDAFALEVQRAVARAALGPPGLAPLEDPAFADELQAVQDAERRGVLRRTVTALSSVATTRLRGCGALVLLFAWSWWAPLLLAAAWQLTNLLFLRATANGISVQLSDGATRIRRAEYLRALALEPPAAKELRVFGLGGWVVGRYGDAWREALGVVWRSRRASRGLTAAATASLLASHALVLGMLGAAAVRGEVDAAALLVLVQAVLATSDLGMLDDWQWFLAQSLAVAARVVRLGDRVPPGSSLDAEPARPRLPAASPAAAVAAAADVSRASAPRGRVAVRLDGVRFTYRGRQTPALDGLSLEIPAGQSLAIVGENGAGKSTLIKLLCGLYEPDGGRITLDGAATPLQARGRIGVIFQDFVRYPLPLRENVGFGHLPLMADAAALEGALRDAGGGALPASLPAGWDTPLSRELEGGADLSGGQWQRVALARALAAVRGGAGLLILDEPTAALDVRSETELFERFLALTRGVTTILVSHRLSSVRHADRIVVIDGGRVAEDGTHDALVRAGGRYARMYALQAERFVADAPAVREAADA